In the Lebetimonas natsushimae genome, one interval contains:
- the hemB gene encoding porphobilinogen synthase: MFMNLRRLRLNSNIRDLVRENFVTKNDLIMPVFIKEGLDGKNEIPSMPGIYQNGENAFLDEIAECIDLGIKAVILFGIPKLKDSVGSDALDEEGLIARSVRKAKETFGDKIAIITDLCFCEFTEHGHCGIINPKLKTVDNDATLEISAKQALIHAEAGADMIAPSGMMDNIIETLREALDNNGFSHIPIMSYSTKFASAFYGPFRDAAESAPVANEYLPKDRKTYQMDIANSREALLESLIDEAQGADILMVKPALAFMDIIKEVKENTLKPLCVYNVSGEYSMVKAASMNGWMDYDSLMMEILTSFKRAGADMIISYHSKDAAKILG; the protein is encoded by the coding sequence GTGTTTATGAATTTAAGAAGACTTAGACTTAATTCTAATATAAGGGATTTGGTCAGGGAAAATTTTGTAACAAAAAATGATTTAATTATGCCTGTTTTTATAAAAGAGGGACTTGATGGTAAAAATGAAATTCCTTCAATGCCGGGAATTTATCAAAACGGAGAGAATGCTTTTTTAGATGAAATTGCTGAATGTATAGATCTAGGAATAAAAGCGGTTATACTTTTTGGAATTCCAAAATTAAAAGATTCAGTTGGAAGTGATGCATTGGATGAAGAAGGTTTGATTGCCAGAAGTGTAAGAAAAGCTAAAGAGACTTTTGGAGATAAAATAGCAATTATTACAGATTTATGCTTTTGTGAATTTACAGAACACGGTCACTGCGGAATAATAAATCCTAAACTAAAAACTGTTGATAATGACGCAACCCTTGAAATCAGTGCAAAGCAGGCTTTAATTCATGCCGAGGCCGGGGCTGATATGATAGCACCAAGCGGAATGATGGATAATATTATTGAGACTCTCAGAGAAGCCCTTGATAATAACGGATTTTCTCATATTCCTATTATGAGTTATTCTACAAAATTTGCAAGTGCTTTTTACGGACCTTTCAGGGATGCGGCAGAGAGTGCGCCTGTGGCAAATGAATATCTGCCAAAAGACAGAAAAACATATCAGATGGACATAGCAAATTCAAGAGAGGCTCTCTTAGAGAGTCTTATAGATGAAGCACAGGGTGCTGATATATTAATGGTAAAACCGGCACTTGCTTTTATGGATATAATAAAAGAAGTAAAAGAAAACACTTTAAAACCTCTTTGTGTATATAATGTAAGCGGAGAGTATTCTATGGTAAAAGCGGCAAGTATGAATGGTTGGATGGATTATGATTCTTTGATGATGGAAATCTTAACAAGTTTTAAAAGAGCGGGAGCTGATATGATAATCAGTTACCACAGCAAAGACGCGGCAAAAATATTAGGTTAA
- the hemN gene encoding oxygen-independent coproporphyrinogen III oxidase — protein MINEKIDFEKLAKYSRHAPRYTSYPTAVEFKDLAPEDIIDEFKSDKPLSLYFHLPFCRSACYFCGCNVVYTSKADKRKRYIEYLAKELKILSKYLDTNRMVRQLHFGGGTPTFFTPEELEEVYELIYTYFKNFENDAEISVEIDPRFFSKAHMDVMKKYGINRISFGVQDFNEETQKAVNRIQPFEITKEAVDIARDAGIKSINIDLIYGLPYQSLDTFKKTLEKVIKLNPDRLAVFNYAHVPWLKKGMRKIDETTLPSPEENLKIFKYTIDFFENNGYIMVGMDHFAKPEDELFKAIEKGELHRNFQGYTTKGGADLIGIGLTSISETENAYFQNYKDLKNYEKAIDEGKLPVFRGVILNEEDKIRKYVIMEMMANFSFDIKRFEEKFDINFFEKFENEMKELQEFVDAGLVEITPEKIKVNRTGSLLIRNIVLPFDEYFKKMKNQKVFSKSV, from the coding sequence ATGATTAATGAAAAAATAGATTTTGAAAAACTTGCCAAATATTCAAGACACGCTCCAAGATATACTTCTTATCCTACTGCAGTTGAGTTTAAAGATTTGGCACCTGAGGATATAATAGATGAATTTAAAAGCGATAAACCGCTCAGTCTATATTTTCATTTGCCTTTTTGCAGGAGTGCTTGTTATTTTTGCGGCTGTAATGTGGTTTATACAAGCAAAGCTGATAAAAGAAAGCGTTATATAGAATATTTAGCAAAAGAACTTAAAATTTTAAGCAAATATCTTGATACAAATAGAATGGTAAGACAGCTTCATTTCGGTGGAGGGACTCCAACATTTTTTACCCCGGAAGAACTTGAAGAAGTTTATGAGCTAATTTATACCTATTTTAAAAATTTTGAAAATGATGCAGAAATAAGTGTAGAGATTGATCCTAGATTTTTTAGTAAAGCTCATATGGATGTTATGAAAAAATACGGTATAAACAGGATCAGTTTCGGAGTTCAGGATTTTAATGAAGAAACACAAAAAGCGGTAAACAGAATCCAGCCTTTTGAAATAACAAAAGAAGCCGTAGATATTGCAAGAGATGCTGGAATTAAATCTATAAACATAGATTTGATTTACGGCCTACCTTATCAAAGTTTGGATACATTTAAAAAAACGCTTGAAAAAGTAATAAAATTAAATCCTGACAGACTTGCGGTGTTCAATTACGCACATGTGCCTTGGCTTAAAAAAGGTATGAGAAAAATTGATGAGACCACTCTTCCAAGCCCGGAGGAGAATCTTAAAATTTTTAAATATACAATAGATTTTTTTGAAAACAACGGGTATATAATGGTTGGAATGGACCATTTTGCAAAACCTGAAGATGAACTTTTTAAAGCTATAGAAAAAGGCGAACTTCACAGAAACTTTCAGGGATATACCACAAAAGGCGGAGCTGATTTAATAGGTATAGGGCTTACTTCTATCAGTGAGACTGAAAACGCATATTTTCAAAATTATAAAGATTTAAAAAATTATGAAAAAGCCATAGATGAAGGAAAACTTCCGGTATTCAGGGGTGTGATATTAAATGAAGAAGATAAAATCAGAAAATATGTAATAATGGAAATGATGGCAAATTTCAGTTTTGATATTAAAAGATTTGAAGAAAAATTTGATATTAACTTTTTTGAAAAATTTGAAAATGAAATGAAAGAACTTCAGGAATTTGTGGATGCGGGACTTGTTGAAATCACACCTGAGAAAATAAAAGTGAACAGAACGGGAAGTTTATTAATTAGAAATATAGTGCTTCCTTTTGATGAATATTTTAAGAAAATGAAAAATCAAAAAGTTTTTTCAAAATCTGTATAA
- the hemA gene encoding glutamyl-tRNA reductase, with translation MYFIISFNYRNSDITLRGKLAKLKLEDFKNYKEVMVLSTCNRFEVYFDKKYDLNELYKNIFSKVIDEEEFKKAEIYEGKDAIRHTFRVAASLDSMVVGEAQITGQLKEAFMESYEKHYMAQDLTRLIHFSFKCAKKVRNQTQISSEPVSVASIAVKKAKEKLNDLSGYSAVVVGVGDTAKIVCKNLIKEGVNIILVNRTVENAFALKEELGDEVNIDVHPLEKLPKLINNYRLLFSATASKEPIIKNEFIKDTSYKRIWFDLAIPCDIENVECTNVEIIKVDDLKNISEENLRKRKKELVFANDLIEKCVVEFYKYLQSVSIEPVIKFLQDKAKECATMSLKNAVKKKYIPAEYEEDVEKILHNAFKRFLHNPNLTLRKMADSPEVDILVSSLKRLFGIKGDILDINKCEYHMDKGILK, from the coding sequence ATGTATTTTATAATTAGTTTTAACTATAGAAATTCAGATATAACTCTTAGGGGAAAGTTAGCAAAACTTAAATTAGAAGATTTTAAAAATTATAAAGAGGTTATGGTTTTAAGTACATGTAACAGATTTGAAGTTTATTTTGATAAAAAATATGATTTAAACGAACTGTATAAAAATATTTTTTCTAAAGTTATAGATGAAGAAGAATTTAAAAAAGCAGAAATTTATGAAGGAAAAGATGCGATAAGGCATACTTTCAGGGTTGCTGCAAGTCTTGATTCAATGGTGGTGGGTGAGGCTCAGATTACAGGGCAGCTAAAAGAGGCTTTTATGGAAAGTTATGAAAAACATTATATGGCTCAGGATTTGACAAGACTTATTCATTTTTCTTTTAAATGTGCTAAGAAAGTAAGAAACCAAACACAGATTTCAAGCGAACCTGTCTCAGTAGCTTCCATCGCTGTAAAAAAAGCAAAAGAAAAATTGAATGATCTAAGCGGATATTCAGCGGTTGTTGTAGGTGTCGGTGATACGGCAAAAATTGTTTGCAAAAATTTAATAAAAGAGGGTGTTAATATAATATTGGTAAACAGAACGGTTGAAAATGCATTTGCCCTGAAAGAAGAATTAGGGGATGAAGTTAATATTGATGTTCATCCTTTGGAAAAGCTTCCAAAACTTATAAATAATTACAGACTTCTTTTTTCAGCAACAGCTTCAAAAGAACCGATTATTAAAAATGAATTTATTAAAGACACCTCTTATAAAAGAATATGGTTTGATTTGGCAATCCCTTGTGATATAGAAAATGTCGAATGTACGAATGTAGAAATAATCAAAGTTGATGATTTAAAAAATATTTCTGAGGAAAACCTCAGAAAAAGAAAAAAAGAGCTTGTTTTTGCTAATGATTTAATAGAAAAATGTGTTGTAGAATTTTACAAATATCTTCAGTCTGTATCAATAGAGCCGGTAATAAAATTTTTGCAAGACAAAGCGAAAGAATGTGCTACTATGTCTTTAAAAAATGCGGTGAAGAAAAAATATATTCCAGCTGAATATGAAGAAGATGTTGAAAAAATACTTCATAATGCATTTAAAAGATTTTTACACAATCCGAATTTGACTCTTAGAAAAATGGCCGATTCACCAGAAGTCGATATTTTAGTATCATCTTTAAAAAGACTTTTTGGAATAAAAGGTGATATCTTAGATATTAATAAATGTGAATATCATATGGATAAGGGAATACTCAAATAG
- the hemE gene encoding uroporphyrinogen decarboxylase, giving the protein MIFIDACFGKKTPYTPVWMMRQAGRYLPEYMEIRKKVGNFLDMTKNPEIAAEVTIQPVRRLNVDAAILFSDILNLPMEMGLPLRFEKGVGPVFEKTIDNEEDIEKLDSNADKKISYVYEAVKLIRAELDREKALIGFAGSPWTIATYMVEGRGSKQYAKIKKIVYTNPMMLHRLLAFNTKETIEYLSSQIEAGANAVMVFDSWGGALERDKFFEFSWNYMKTIAKEIKEKYPDVPVILFSKGVGLYMSDMDGEFDVLGVDWNTPIDYALGIFKDNYTLQGNMEPTRLYSKSATKEAVEKIASVMKGHRHIFNLGHGILPDVPVENAKYFVDLCKEITAK; this is encoded by the coding sequence ATGATTTTTATTGATGCATGTTTTGGGAAAAAAACTCCTTATACTCCTGTTTGGATGATGAGACAAGCTGGAAGGTATCTGCCTGAATATATGGAAATAAGAAAAAAAGTTGGAAATTTTTTGGATATGACAAAAAATCCTGAGATTGCAGCGGAAGTCACAATTCAGCCGGTAAGACGCCTTAACGTGGATGCCGCCATTTTATTCAGTGATATTCTCAATCTTCCAATGGAAATGGGTCTTCCTTTAAGATTTGAAAAAGGTGTAGGCCCTGTTTTTGAAAAAACAATAGATAATGAAGAGGATATTGAAAAACTAGACAGCAATGCAGATAAAAAGATTTCATATGTTTATGAAGCTGTAAAATTAATAAGAGCAGAACTAGACAGGGAAAAAGCGTTAATAGGCTTTGCCGGAAGTCCTTGGACTATTGCCACTTATATGGTTGAAGGAAGAGGAAGTAAACAATATGCAAAAATAAAAAAAATTGTTTATACAAATCCTATGATGCTCCACAGACTATTAGCATTTAATACAAAAGAGACAATTGAGTATTTGTCTAGTCAAATAGAAGCCGGTGCAAATGCCGTAATGGTGTTTGACAGCTGGGGTGGTGCACTTGAGAGAGATAAATTTTTTGAATTTTCCTGGAATTATATGAAAACAATAGCAAAAGAGATAAAAGAAAAATATCCTGATGTACCTGTAATTTTATTCAGTAAAGGCGTTGGACTTTATATGAGCGATATGGACGGGGAATTTGATGTATTAGGGGTTGACTGGAATACACCAATAGATTATGCTTTGGGAATATTTAAAGACAATTATACTCTTCAGGGGAATATGGAACCCACAAGACTATATTCAAAAAGTGCAACAAAAGAAGCTGTTGAAAAAATAGCTTCTGTTATGAAAGGACACAGGCATATTTTTAATTTAGGACATGGAATTCTGCCTGATGTACCGGTTGAAAATGCAAAATATTTTGTTGATTTGTGTAAAGAAATAACTGCTAAATAA
- the ccsA gene encoding cytochrome c biogenesis protein CcsA yields MIKKIYNFFFSLELALILSLFFIIAMGTATLLKTDLQAWQYVYGTKWFEFIMWLLGINLVGVMFRYKTYKKAPVFLLHLSVIIILLGAAITRYFGYEGNLHLRNGESANKITVIKNRARPTDIEVKNLGFTVRLDKFVLKHYPGSMQPSSYDSYVTIIDGDKKFKYHIYMNHILVYKGYRFYQASYDPDGQGSILAVNHDPGMYVTYLGYLLMAIGFFASMFYKKSRFMITVKKLKTSGLFALFLFIMLPYNLKAFDINTFAQKSKPLENAFERILVQKSGRVEPVDTLDLDLIHKITKKYKLLGMDYNQIVMGMLAFPAEFQKLPLIYVGHPLIRKKLNLRGKYAPYTAFFNENGDFKFSKEVDAAFNKPDAEKSQIDREWIKLNERVYVSFMIYTAQIFKIYPTPSSKKMNYMWFSPYQIQESVTKGMIDPFSARAYLNSFNLLVDSIKTYNLEKLKKAANEIYDFQKTYTPEILPSKNKIEWEIKYNHWQIFPKLIGIYSTLGLLVIILGFIEVLRLKKYPKIETVFVILGALALLLHTFNMGLRWYVAGHAPWSDAYESIIFIAWGAAFASLVFFRKSMLALGAGLFVAGMFMMVAHLNNIDPQITNLVPVLKSYWLLVHVAVITSSYGFLAVGAMLGFLNLILFAVNKEKLHKQIIEFNNIIYIALYIGLALLSIGTFLGGVWANESWGRYWSWDPKETWSLISMVVYAVVIHAKMMPKLRSEFIFSLLAFLSFFFILMTYFGVNFYIAQGLHSYGQGVTEGYGWINIIFAGMGAWFAVVIAGLVSYFYQKINKPIEIKQNEYSPKA; encoded by the coding sequence ATGATAAAGAAAATATATAATTTTTTCTTCTCTTTGGAACTTGCTTTAATTCTTTCTTTATTTTTTATAATTGCAATGGGAACTGCAACTTTATTAAAAACTGATTTACAGGCTTGGCAATATGTTTATGGAACAAAATGGTTTGAATTTATTATGTGGCTTTTGGGTATTAATTTAGTTGGTGTTATGTTTAGATATAAAACATATAAAAAAGCACCTGTTTTTCTTCTTCATCTCTCAGTAATTATTATTTTGCTTGGTGCTGCAATTACAAGATATTTCGGGTATGAGGGAAATTTACATTTAAGAAACGGAGAGAGTGCAAATAAGATTACTGTAATTAAAAACAGAGCCAGACCTACGGATATAGAAGTGAAAAATTTAGGTTTTACGGTAAGACTTGATAAATTTGTACTTAAACATTATCCAGGCAGTATGCAGCCAAGCAGTTATGACAGTTACGTAACAATTATAGACGGAGATAAAAAATTCAAATATCATATTTATATGAATCATATTTTGGTTTATAAAGGCTATAGGTTTTATCAGGCAAGTTACGATCCGGATGGTCAGGGAAGTATTCTGGCTGTAAACCACGATCCCGGAATGTATGTTACGTATCTCGGATATTTGTTAATGGCAATAGGATTTTTTGCAAGTATGTTTTATAAAAAAAGCAGATTTATGATTACGGTTAAAAAACTAAAAACAAGCGGGCTTTTTGCTTTGTTTTTATTTATAATGTTGCCTTATAATTTAAAGGCTTTTGATATTAATACTTTTGCTCAAAAATCAAAACCTCTTGAAAATGCATTTGAAAGAATTTTAGTGCAAAAAAGCGGAAGAGTGGAGCCTGTTGACACACTTGATTTGGATTTAATACATAAAATAACCAAGAAATATAAACTACTTGGAATGGATTATAATCAAATTGTTATGGGTATGCTAGCATTTCCGGCGGAATTTCAAAAACTTCCTTTAATTTATGTGGGACACCCGTTAATCAGAAAAAAATTAAATTTAAGAGGAAAATATGCTCCGTACACTGCATTTTTTAATGAAAACGGTGATTTTAAATTTTCAAAAGAAGTAGATGCAGCATTTAATAAACCTGATGCCGAGAAGTCTCAGATAGATAGGGAATGGATAAAACTTAATGAAAGGGTTTATGTTTCATTTATGATTTATACCGCCCAGATTTTTAAAATTTATCCGACACCAAGTTCTAAAAAAATGAATTATATGTGGTTTTCCCCTTATCAGATTCAGGAGAGTGTAACAAAAGGAATGATAGACCCATTCAGTGCTAGGGCATATTTAAACAGTTTTAATTTATTGGTTGATTCAATTAAAACATATAATCTTGAAAAATTAAAAAAAGCTGCAAATGAAATATATGATTTTCAGAAAACTTATACTCCGGAAATACTGCCTAGCAAAAATAAAATTGAATGGGAAATAAAATATAATCACTGGCAAATTTTCCCTAAACTGATAGGGATATATTCTACTCTTGGACTTTTAGTTATTATTTTAGGATTTATTGAAGTTTTAAGACTGAAAAAATATCCAAAAATTGAAACAGTTTTTGTTATTTTAGGAGCTCTGGCTTTATTACTTCATACATTTAACATGGGTCTTAGATGGTATGTTGCTGGTCATGCCCCTTGGTCTGATGCTTATGAATCCATTATATTTATAGCGTGGGGTGCCGCTTTTGCATCGCTTGTATTTTTCAGAAAATCAATGCTTGCCCTTGGTGCCGGGTTATTTGTGGCCGGTATGTTTATGATGGTTGCGCACTTAAACAACATTGATCCTCAGATTACCAATTTGGTACCGGTGCTTAAATCTTACTGGCTTTTGGTTCATGTTGCAGTAATTACATCAAGTTACGGATTTTTGGCTGTCGGTGCGATGTTAGGTTTTCTTAATTTAATTTTATTTGCTGTAAATAAAGAAAAATTACACAAACAAATTATTGAATTTAACAATATTATTTATATTGCCTTATATATAGGACTCGCACTTCTTAGTATTGGTACATTTTTAGGTGGAGTTTGGGCAAATGAAAGCTGGGGTAGATATTGGTCTTGGGACCCGAAAGAGACTTGGAGTTTAATTTCAATGGTAGTTTATGCAGTAGTGATTCATGCTAAAATGATGCCAAAATTAAGAAGTGAATTTATCTTTTCACTGTTGGCATTTTTAAGTTTCTTTTTTATATTAATGACATATTTTGGAGTAAATTTCTATATTGCCCAGGGTCTTCACAGTTATGGTCAGGGTGTAACTGAGGGATACGGCTGGATTAATATTATTTTTGCCGGAATGGGTGCCTGGTTTGCTGTTGTTATTGCGGGTCTTGTTTCATATTTTTATCAAAAAATTAATAAGCCTATAGAAATTAAACAAAACGAATATTCACCAAAGGCTTAA
- the hemC gene encoding hydroxymethylbilane synthase — translation MKLTIATRGSKLALWQAEWVKARLESLGHEVELKIVTTTGDKILDKPLIEIGGKGLFIKEVEEALLNGEAQIAVHSLKDFPTQYDTEHFTLAAVPKRESVEDVFLSETFETLADLPFNAVVGTSSIRRAMQIKAFRNDLIIADLRGNVDTRINKLKNGEYDAIILAHAGVKRLGLKKAVKYLEIIDTDVIIPAMGQGALGIETINDEKIIEAVKPLNDLRTFVEVSIERDFVDTLNLGCHAPVGVNAKIMPDDSIKIKAVLQRDDELIKKEVVIAFDEWKEAGKEFAREFL, via the coding sequence ATGAAGTTAACAATAGCAACTCGTGGTAGTAAACTTGCTCTTTGGCAAGCGGAATGGGTAAAAGCAAGACTTGAAAGTTTAGGGCATGAAGTAGAACTTAAAATTGTAACTACAACAGGAGATAAAATTTTAGATAAACCTTTAATTGAAATTGGTGGAAAAGGGCTTTTTATTAAAGAGGTTGAAGAGGCTCTTTTAAACGGCGAAGCCCAAATTGCAGTGCATTCACTTAAAGATTTTCCAACTCAGTATGACACAGAACATTTTACTCTTGCAGCAGTTCCAAAAAGGGAATCGGTAGAAGATGTGTTTCTATCTGAAACATTTGAAACACTGGCGGATCTTCCTTTTAATGCAGTTGTCGGAACAAGTTCTATAAGACGTGCAATGCAGATTAAAGCGTTTAGGAATGATTTGATAATTGCGGATTTAAGAGGAAATGTTGATACAAGAATTAATAAATTAAAAAACGGTGAATATGACGCAATTATTTTAGCTCATGCAGGAGTTAAAAGACTGGGACTTAAAAAAGCGGTAAAATATCTTGAAATAATTGATACAGATGTGATAATTCCTGCTATGGGTCAAGGGGCTTTAGGGATTGAAACTATTAATGATGAAAAAATTATTGAGGCCGTAAAACCTCTTAATGATTTAAGAACTTTTGTAGAAGTCAGTATTGAAAGGGATTTTGTAGACACCTTAAATCTTGGATGTCATGCACCGGTTGGTGTAAATGCAAAAATAATGCCTGATGATTCTATTAAAATTAAAGCTGTGCTTCAAAGAGATGATGAACTTATTAAAAAAGAAGTTGTTATTGCTTTTGATGAATGGAAAGAAGCAGGTAAGGAATTTGCCAGAGAATTTTTATAA
- a CDS encoding cytochrome c3 family protein, translating to MKKTTLGALIIGAIIGLGISYFAAVMVDVTGKPQFCGSCHEMKPMVESFEFSVHGGNNPHGFAAHHCTDCHLDHSSLISYLITKGISGTRDAMAHIGLIKRVDFKENFWEMKHYVYDNACLHCHKGIEELKDKDHVLGLDENIQKLHKQYYWEPKEKGEKVSCTKCHNDYTMPSFAHPNLLETLSSEEK from the coding sequence ATGAAAAAAACAACACTTGGTGCATTAATTATAGGTGCGATTATAGGTCTTGGAATTTCTTATTTTGCAGCGGTAATGGTAGATGTTACAGGTAAACCTCAGTTTTGTGGAAGCTGTCATGAAATGAAACCGATGGTTGAGAGTTTTGAATTCAGTGTACATGGTGGAAACAATCCTCACGGATTTGCAGCGCATCATTGTACTGATTGTCATTTAGACCATTCAAGCTTGATTTCATATTTGATAACCAAAGGAATAAGTGGTACAAGAGATGCAATGGCTCATATCGGTCTTATTAAAAGAGTGGATTTTAAAGAAAATTTCTGGGAAATGAAACATTATGTATATGATAATGCGTGTTTACATTGTCATAAAGGAATTGAAGAGCTTAAAGACAAAGATCATGTTTTAGGACTTGATGAAAATATCCAAAAATTACATAAACAGTATTATTGGGAACCTAAAGAAAAAGGTGAAAAAGTAAGCTGTACAAAATGTCATAATGATTATACAATGCCGAGTTTTGCGCATCCAAATCTTTTAGAAACACTTTCTTCCGAAGAAAAATAA
- a CDS encoding thioredoxin family protein has product MKKLLFIMIAVFAFAIDWSGKINWAMGFNTAQNLAAKENKLIMVDISLSHCPPCQYLATKVYTDDKIAGYINKNFISVFYLADQDNLPLIIQNYFTGFTPTILFVKPNGELYFRMIGARPPQTFLKILQEVNQNYKAGK; this is encoded by the coding sequence ATGAAAAAATTGCTTTTTATAATGATAGCTGTATTTGCATTTGCAATTGATTGGAGTGGTAAAATCAATTGGGCGATGGGTTTTAACACGGCACAGAATCTGGCTGCAAAAGAAAACAAACTGATAATGGTGGATATTTCTCTCTCACATTGTCCCCCGTGTCAATATTTGGCAACAAAAGTTTACACAGATGATAAAATAGCAGGATATATTAATAAAAATTTCATATCGGTATTTTATTTAGCGGATCAAGATAATTTGCCTTTAATAATTCAAAATTATTTTACAGGATTTACTCCCACAATTTTATTTGTAAAACCTAATGGTGAACTTTATTTTAGAATGATCGGAGCCAGACCTCCCCAAACATTTTTAAAAATTCTGCAAGAAGTAAACCAAAATTATAAGGCTGGTAAATGA